A genomic stretch from Verrucomicrobiota bacterium includes:
- a CDS encoding RluA family pseudouridine synthase: protein MDTPHWPGSLIKTRAAIGSFGRRVVFEDDDFLVIDKPPHWMVHPTKPGGPPTVWDELRELLAYELLGGGQVSFVNRLDRETSGLILVAKNRATARCLSHRIERSEISKVYLAICWGEAPAPAFTIDAPILRQGRVRPSRIWLKRCIDPGGDPAVTHCRRLAGWMADGRSFSLIEARPLTGRTHQIRVHLQSAGLPIVGDKIYGPDENLYLDFIETGWTPRLAAELLLDRHALHAGGLAFTLHGQNYEFTAPLPADLRTLLR from the coding sequence GTGGATACCCCGCATTGGCCCGGCTCCTTGATCAAAACGCGTGCGGCGATCGGGTCATTCGGCAGGCGCGTCGTCTTCGAAGACGACGATTTTCTGGTCATCGATAAACCGCCTCACTGGATGGTTCACCCCACCAAACCGGGTGGACCTCCCACGGTCTGGGACGAATTACGCGAACTCCTTGCCTACGAACTGCTCGGAGGCGGCCAGGTCTCGTTTGTAAACCGGCTGGATCGCGAGACCAGCGGCCTGATCCTCGTCGCCAAGAACCGGGCCACCGCCCGCTGCCTTTCCCACCGGATTGAGCGGTCGGAAATTTCAAAGGTTTACCTGGCGATCTGTTGGGGAGAAGCACCCGCTCCAGCCTTCACCATCGACGCACCCATCCTGCGGCAGGGCCGCGTCCGGCCGAGCCGGATCTGGCTGAAACGATGCATCGATCCGGGCGGCGACCCGGCCGTGACGCATTGCCGCCGGCTCGCGGGCTGGATGGCTGACGGGCGATCGTTCAGCCTGATCGAAGCGCGTCCCCTGACCGGCCGCACCCACCAGATCCGGGTTCATTTGCAGTCGGCCGGTTTACCGATCGTGGGTGACAAGATTTACGGGCCGGATGAAAACCTGTACCTGGATTTCATCGAGACCGGGTGGACTCCGCGCCTCGCGGCCGAACTGTTACTGGATCGCCACGCCCTGCACGCCGGTGGGCTTGCCTTTACCCTCCACGGACAAAATTACGAATTTACCGCCCCGCTGCCTGCCGACTTACGAACCCTGCTTCGATAG
- a CDS encoding esterase family protein, with amino-acid sequence MMHSLASGFLLTCALLTGEARAAGLPAGPPNDRPLKAFVTSVGEDRRITFRLFAPNAKAVSVVFKRLDPAAAAPIPLVRNQDGVWSVTGDPVEPNLYEYYFDVDGFRTIDPGTNSPKPQRQVNTSLILVPGSLLDTRRVPHGDLRLVTLRSKALDTERQMFVYTPPGYSDASAHLPVLYLYHGFGDTVESWVKQGRAPQILDNLLAAGRIQPMIVVIPDTETDIPEAIPENFPAGERRKTFYPLNAKAADRELIEDLIPYMQAHYRVRDEADGRAIAGLSQGGYQALVSGLSHLDTFAWVATFSGVSTVTVPDEGVAAALADPDRVNKALRDFTVTVGSEDTVTGKDVAGLKAILDEKKIAYRYHEYPGLGHEMDVWRPSLIAFLPELFRP; translated from the coding sequence ATGATGCACTCTTTGGCGTCTGGATTCCTCTTAACCTGCGCGCTTTTGACCGGTGAAGCACGCGCGGCCGGCTTGCCCGCCGGCCCGCCGAACGACCGGCCACTTAAAGCGTTCGTTACCTCCGTTGGTGAGGACCGCCGCATCACTTTTCGGCTCTTCGCGCCCAATGCCAAAGCCGTCTCGGTCGTCTTCAAAAGGCTCGACCCGGCCGCGGCGGCGCCCATCCCGCTGGTGCGCAACCAGGATGGCGTCTGGAGCGTGACGGGCGACCCGGTCGAGCCAAACCTGTACGAGTACTACTTCGACGTCGACGGGTTTCGCACGATCGATCCGGGCACCAACTCTCCAAAGCCTCAGCGGCAGGTGAACACCAGCCTCATCCTTGTGCCCGGCAGCCTGCTGGACACTCGACGCGTCCCGCACGGTGACCTTCGCCTCGTCACCTTGCGTTCAAAGGCGCTCGATACCGAGCGGCAAATGTTCGTCTACACGCCCCCCGGCTACAGCGACGCTTCCGCTCACTTGCCCGTCCTTTACCTTTATCACGGCTTCGGGGACACCGTGGAATCCTGGGTCAAACAAGGCCGCGCCCCCCAGATCCTCGACAACCTTCTGGCTGCGGGACGGATTCAACCCATGATCGTGGTCATTCCGGACACCGAAACCGACATTCCGGAGGCCATCCCGGAAAACTTCCCCGCCGGCGAGCGCCGCAAGACCTTTTACCCGCTGAATGCCAAGGCGGCCGACCGTGAACTGATTGAGGATCTCATCCCTTACATGCAGGCCCATTATCGGGTCCGGGATGAGGCGGATGGACGCGCGATCGCCGGGCTGTCGCAGGGCGGCTATCAGGCGCTGGTTTCCGGCCTCTCCCATCTGGATACCTTCGCCTGGGTGGCCACCTTCAGCGGCGTGAGCACGGTGACGGTGCCGGATGAGGGGGTTGCGGCAGCTTTGGCCGATCCGGATCGGGTTAATAAAGCGTTACGCGATTTTACGGTGACGGTCGGTTCGGAGGATACCGTCACGGGCAAGGATGTTGCCGGCCTTAAAGCCATTCTCGATGAAAAAAAAATCGCCTACCGGTACCACGAATATCCCGGCCTCGGCCATGAAATGGACGTATGGCGCCCATCCTTGATCGCCTTTCTGCCGGAACTTTTCAGGCCATAA
- a CDS encoding L,D-transpeptidase family protein — MNAPAQGPSPTPSPSVRRAEPASDYTPVPNLTPAPGATPAPADSAAPSPTPVFANPTLVPPTGTPAPSGNVSPAPNPNAPAQPWTPPVPQPTVASPGETAQVPRALPASSQELITRLQIFLDQRSFGPGKIDGRWGEFTGKALIRYQVANGQKPTGQIDRAMQEELERIFPIYTTYAVAAEDLTRIDPTLPSKPKDEAHLKALNYRSMAEFLGERFHADPEFIAKLNRGVNLDRLKPGDSVRVPNVQPFQIETMKEVAHLPSNSQFATRVVKVDTHYHMLDVFDGEKLICSFPITPGSKRLPAPIGTWKIVGISTLPWFRWDEAMLQHGERSENYYNLPPGPRNPVGVVWIGLNKRGIGIHGTNSPDTIGRSASHGCIRLANWDAARVISQVTGGMTVQIF, encoded by the coding sequence ATGAACGCCCCCGCCCAAGGTCCGTCTCCGACGCCATCTCCGAGCGTCCGGCGCGCCGAACCGGCGTCAGATTACACACCGGTTCCGAACCTCACACCGGCTCCGGGCGCCACGCCGGCTCCCGCAGATTCAGCCGCGCCGTCGCCGACCCCGGTGTTCGCCAATCCGACCCTGGTGCCGCCCACGGGGACGCCTGCCCCGAGCGGAAACGTCAGCCCTGCGCCGAACCCAAATGCGCCGGCACAACCTTGGACGCCGCCCGTACCGCAACCGACCGTGGCGTCTCCCGGCGAGACGGCCCAGGTGCCCCGCGCGCTGCCGGCATCATCGCAAGAGCTCATTACCCGGCTGCAGATCTTTTTGGATCAGCGCAGCTTCGGGCCGGGAAAAATCGACGGCAGGTGGGGAGAATTCACCGGCAAGGCGCTGATCCGCTACCAGGTTGCGAACGGGCAGAAACCGACCGGCCAGATTGATCGGGCGATGCAGGAGGAGTTAGAAAGGATCTTCCCAATCTACACAACTTACGCCGTGGCGGCGGAAGATTTGACCCGCATTGACCCGACCTTGCCGTCCAAACCTAAGGACGAGGCGCACCTCAAGGCCTTGAATTACCGGTCAATGGCCGAGTTTTTAGGTGAGCGATTCCACGCCGATCCGGAGTTCATCGCAAAGCTTAACCGAGGCGTAAACCTCGATAGACTGAAGCCCGGCGACTCGGTGCGCGTACCCAACGTGCAGCCTTTCCAGATCGAGACGATGAAAGAAGTGGCGCACCTGCCGTCCAATTCGCAGTTCGCGACCCGCGTTGTCAAAGTCGACACGCATTACCACATGCTGGACGTCTTCGACGGCGAAAAGCTGATTTGCTCGTTCCCGATCACCCCCGGCTCGAAACGGTTGCCGGCTCCGATCGGCACATGGAAGATCGTCGGTATCTCCACGCTGCCGTGGTTCCGCTGGGATGAAGCCATGCTGCAGCATGGGGAGCGGAGTGAAAACTATTATAACCTGCCGCCGGGCCCTCGGAATCCGGTGGGCGTGGTCTGGATCGGCCTCAACAAACGCGGGATCGGGATCCATGGCACCAACAGTCCGGACACGATTGGCCGTTCGGCCAGCCATGGGTGTATCCGGTTGGCCAATTGGGACGCCGCACGCGTGATCAGCCAGGTCACCGGCGGCATGACGGTTCAAATCTTCTGA
- a CDS encoding DUF2760 domain-containing protein codes for MKPYLSLAAVLVAVLTGLLLVPAARDYLVPIAAAAFMLSLLVLVLSLAGRTKPAAAPEPAPVEAAAPSPPPPVVVPPPTPAVNPAEAEVVAFFALLQEKGRFVDFLMEDLTPYDDAQVGTAARVVHQGCRQVLQESFKITPVANAEEGSQVTVPAGYAADEYRIVGKLSGDPPFTGKLIHKGWKTESVKLPRLVNTGRERLPAIAPAEVEIK; via the coding sequence ATGAAACCTTACCTATCGCTCGCCGCAGTTTTAGTTGCCGTCCTCACTGGTCTGCTCCTGGTTCCGGCGGCACGCGACTACCTTGTCCCGATTGCCGCGGCTGCCTTCATGCTGTCCCTCCTCGTCCTGGTCCTTTCGCTGGCCGGACGAACCAAGCCTGCTGCCGCACCGGAACCTGCTCCGGTTGAAGCCGCTGCGCCGTCCCCTCCCCCGCCGGTGGTCGTCCCACCACCGACCCCGGCGGTAAATCCGGCGGAAGCAGAAGTCGTCGCCTTTTTCGCCCTCCTTCAGGAGAAAGGCCGCTTCGTCGATTTTCTCATGGAAGATCTTACCCCTTATGATGACGCCCAGGTCGGGACGGCGGCGCGGGTGGTTCATCAGGGGTGCAGACAGGTTTTGCAGGAATCTTTTAAGATCACCCCGGTCGCCAATGCCGAGGAAGGATCGCAGGTCACCGTGCCGGCCGGCTACGCCGCCGATGAGTACCGGATCGTCGGCAAACTCAGCGGAGACCCACCCTTCACCGGCAAGCTGATCCACAAAGGCTGGAAGACCGAATCCGTCAAACTCCCGCGGCTCGTGAATACCGGCCGGGAACGCCTGCCGGCGATCGCCCCTGCAGAAGTCGAAATCAAGTAG